Within Xanthomonas theicola, the genomic segment GCAGCATATTTATGCCCGCTCAGGCCTTTATGGGTTCCCTGCATCATATGCTTTGCGTGAATCAGCTCGTGACCAAGAATTACAAAGGCACTTTCGGGATTGGAATGATCAGGCTGCGCCATGCCTTCTTCATCCGTTTTGAAACCCAAGTTTGGCGACCATTTGACGGTTACGCTTGTGCCCTTTCCATTTTTCTTTATCCCAAGGAAATTGCGTGACTTTGTAATGAGGGTGTTGGTGACGCTCGGATCATTTACCCTGTCTCGACCATACTTTTTCTGCTGCTTTTCTGTGAGGCATGGGCGTGCCCCAGGATCATCGCTATTGTCTCTCTCTATAGTTACTCTCTTATTCCTTGACTCAAAATTCCTTAACTCATCGAGCAGATTATTGCCACTTGGTCCGCTTCTTAGCCTATTCAGAGAACTCTCCACTTCCCCTGGAAAATGTGCATCTTGCTCATCATGAGATACAAATATACATGGATGGCTTGTAGGAGTGATATTCATGCCGGGGATGTCTCCGGGAACGTGTCAGAAACAGCGCAAAAAAACGGGGTTTCGAGCATGATGGCCGGCCGGCGGGCGTTGATCAGACCTTCCTTAGCGTATAATCTCCGCCTCGCCTCGCCAGTCGATGCTGAGACAATCTTGACGGACGCCCGCTTAAACCATCGAATGCTCCTGCATTGAAGCTGGTGGTTGATGAGAGGAAGGGGGCGTGACATTCGGGGAGATGAGGGCGATCCTAGATCCCCCTCTGTAATGTGGGTTGTATAATGCGCAGGTGACCCTGCCACGCTCGGTTTTGAAGCGCATAGACCCATGTCGATCTCCTGCTGTGACTTTAGAAGCAAGTTTGCCGGGGAGCGCTCCTCTTCGCTTCGCCTCACCGAAGTCGTGGCTGCGACGACGAAGGCGTTGGCGCTGAGGATGACCGAGCATTCCCCAAATGGCTGGGTATCAGCCTGCCGGCATTGCACCGGCTGCGATGGTCTTTTCGTGTTCGTCAACGAGGCGCGGTGGTCGCAGCTGCGCCAGGAGCTGTTCCAGCGTGCTCAGACGTACCGTGGCCCGCAAGGTCTCCACCTCGGCGTGTTCCCGGCGCTGGCGCTCCTCGACCAGATCGGTCAGCGCTGCAGCCAGCTCGGTGCGCACGCTTTCCAGCGCTTGGACATCGCCGGTCCAGCGCACCTGCAGGGCTTGGTGCTCGGCGGCCGCCAGGCGCAGCGAATCGCGCTCGCGTTGCTGGGCGTCGGCCCGCTGGCGTGCCTGCGTCAGTTCCCGCTCCAGGCGGGTCTGGCGTTCCAGCCACTGGCCGTTTTCCCGGTTGAGCTGCATCAGATCGTGGTTCTTGGCGGTCAAGGCCTCGTTGGCCTGCCGTAGGGCGACCTGCAGCTCCTGCACCTGGTGCTCATGCCGGCGCTGTTCCTGCTCGCGCTGGTCCTTGACCGAGGCGCGGTAGTGCTCCAGAGCTTCCCTGGCGTGTTCGTGCTTGTGTTCCAACGATTTCGCATGGGCGTCGTGCTCGGCCACGCGAACGGTCAGGCCGGAGATCCGCTCCTCCAGTTGGGCCAGCTCGGTGGTGCGGCTGGCCACCTCGTTCCTGGCGGCCTCGCCCGCCTCGCGTTCGGCCTGCAGGGCGGTCTCGCAGCGTTGCAGCTGCGTCCTGAGTGAGTCAGCCTCTTGCCGGGCCTGCTCCAGCGTTTGGGTACGCTCTTGAAGCTGCGCCTGGAAGCGCGCCTGGGCCTGCGCCACCAACGTCTCAGCCTCGGCGTGCAAGCGCTCGGCGAGGCGGCTGACCAGATCCTGCAGCGCGTCGCTAATGGCGACCTTGGCGCCGGGGCGCCGTCCGTCCTCGTCTTCCAACTCCCTCAGATAGCGGTGGATGGTGGTCTTGGAGCCCGTGTTGCCGAGCGCCACCCGGACCGCGTCCACGGACGGATGCTTGCCCGTTGCGCGCAGGCTATCGCGGGCACGTTGCACGTCGCTTTTGTACAACCCGGACCTTGCCATCCGTCACTCCGCGTATTTCGTAACGAATTACATACCATGTAATTACGTACTACTCAACGCGTTAGACGAACCAGCTGCGAGCCGTGGGTTCACGCGGGATAATGTTGAATTATCCCGCGTTACCCGGAATTTTCGGCTACAGTCGCCATGCGGCCGTACGAAACGGCGTTTCGGAGCGACGCGGTGAGCTCGGTCAAGCAGTATCTGGAAGCGGCAACCCGTGCCAACACCGAGCGCGCGTATGCAGGGGCGACCCGTCACTTCGAGGTCGATTGGGGTGGTCATCTGCCGGCGACCGCGGAGCAGGTGGCGCGCTACTTGGCCACCTACGCCGGACAACTCGCGCTCAACACACTCAGGCACCGGCTCGCGGCACTGGCCCAGTGGCACCAGGCGCACGGTTTCGCCGACCCCACGCGGGCGCCCGTCGTACGCAAGGTGCTCAAGGGCATCCAAACGGTGCATCCAAGTCAGGAAAAGCGCGCCACGCCACTGCAGCTCACGCAGTTGGGTCAGGTCGTGGATTGGCTCGATGGCGCCGCAGCTGCGGCCGGCACGCGTGACGATGCGGCCGGTCGGCTCCGGCACCTGCGCGATCGCGCCTTGGTACTGCTGGGCTTTTGGCGCGGCTTCCGCGGCGACGAACTGGTTCGCCTCCAGGTTCAGGATTTGGAGCTGGTGGCCGGCGAAGGCATGACCTGCTTCCTGCCGCACAGCAAGGGCGACCGCCAGCACGCCGGTCGGATCTACAGAGTGCCAGCCTTGTCGCGCTGGTGCCCGGTTGCCGCCACCATGGCCTGGGTCGCGGCAGCCGCCCTCCACGAGGGGCCACTGTTTCGCGCGGTCAACCAGTGGGGTGGGATTGCCGCCGCGCCGCTCCACCCCAACAGCCTGGTGCGCCTGCTACGGCGGATCTTCCGCGAGGCTGGGCTGACCTCTCCCAACCACTACAGCGGCCACTCGCTGCGCCGCGGCTTCGCCGGCTGGGCCAACGCCAACGGCTGGGACGTCAAGGCTCTGATGGAGTACGTCGGCTGGCGAGACGTGCACTCGGCGATGCGTTACATCGACGGTGGTGATCCCTTCGCGCGCCAGCGCATCGAAGCAAGTCTGCCGGAAGCGCCCGCGCTGCCAAGGCCTGCAACGACCTGAGGGGCTGGATGGCGTCGATCGAACGGACCGCATACCCGCAATTCAAGCGCAACCCGGTCGTCCGCGAACTGGTTGCGGCCTACACGCCAACCGACGCTGAGGCGGCCTTCGTTGCCGAGTACACCCGGCAGCCTGCGCACCGCCTGACGCTGACGATCCTGCTCAAGACCTTCCAACGGCTGGGGTATTTCCCCGTATTGGACGAAGTCCCGTCGGCGGTGGTGCGCCATATCCGCAGCGCGCTGAAACTGCGCGTGCAGGTCAAGCCAGCGAGTATTGCCAACGCCTCGCGCTATCGCTACTACCGCCGGATCCGCCAATTCCTGCAGGTCTGGGCCTACAGCGACGGCGGGCTGAAGATTGCGGCACGCGCGGTATACGAAGCCGCTGCGGTGATGGATAACCCGGCGGACCTGATCAACGTGGCCATCGAACAGCTCGTGCGTGATCGCGTCGAGCTGCCGGCGTTCTCCACACTGGATCGCCTGACCCGGCGCATCCGCACGCTGGTCAACGGGCGCTATTTCGCCCAGATCGAGGCTCGGCTGACCATCGACGAAAAACAGCGCCTGGAAGGCCTCCTGCAGGTCGAACAGGGGCGTCAGAAGAGCCCGTTGCACGCGATCAAGCGCCTTCCCAAGCGCTCTTCGCTGCAGCATTTCCAGGAGTTGATCGACCATATCGCCGAACTGGGCGAATTGGTCGGCAGCGAGTTGCACCTGGCGGGCATCCCGGAGGTCAAGCGCAAGCACTTCGCCGCCGAGGCGCGGGCATTGGATGCTTCCGAGCTGCGCAAGTTTCGGCCCGCCAAGCGCTACGCCGTACTGGTGTGCTTGATCCACCGGGCCCGGGTCCGGACGCGCGACGATCTCGCGGAGATGTTCATCAAACGCATGGGGAACATCCACAACCTGGGCCGAGAGGAACTGGAGCGGCTGAGGGCGCGCTATCGCGAGAAGACCGAAGCGATCGTGGCGACGATGTCGGATGTGGTCCGCGTCCTCGACCATCATCGCGGCGACACCGAGGCGGGGCGTGAAATCCGCCGTCTGGTCAACGCCCACGGTGGCGTGCAGATGTTGCAGGCCGACTGCAACGCCATTGCGGCGCATAGTGGCGACAACTACTTGCCCCTGCTGTGGCCATTCTACAAAAGTCATCGCGCCACCATCCTGCGGATGGTGCGTATGCTGGACTTGGCCTCGACCACGGAGGACCGCTCGCTGATCGACGCGATCGAGCTGATCCTGACGCAGGAACGAACCCGCAGCAATTGGTTGGACGAAGCGGTCGATTTGGCGTTCACCACCCAGCTTTGGCGCAAGACCATCGTTCATCGCACCGAACGAGGCGGGGAGCGCATCCACCGGCGTCTGTTCGAGGTTTGTGTGTTCTCATCGCTGGCCAACGAACTGAAATCGGGCGACGTGGCTGTGCGCGGATCGGAAACCTACGCCGACTACCGCGAGCAGTTGCTGCCGTGGGAGCAGTGCGAACCTATGTTGGAGGATTACTGCAAGCAGGTGGGGCTGCCGGCCACGGCCGTGGGCTTCGTCAATGCCTTGCAATCGCGCCTGATGCAGGTCGTCGAGCTTACCGATCAGGGCTATCTGGAGAACGGCCAAGTGGTCATCGGCGAGGATGGCATCCCGGTGCTCAAGCGCAGCAAGGCCAAGGAGATGAGCAACGGGGCCCGCGCCCTAGAAACCGCCGTCCTAGACCGCATGCGCGAACGCAGCGTCATCGAGATCCTGTGCGATGTGGCCCACTGGACGCGCTGGCCCCGGCACTTCGGTCCTCTGTCCGGCTCGGACGCCAAGATCGAGCAACCGACCGAGCGCTACGTCCTCACTGCCTTCACCTATGGTTGCAACCTCGGACCGGCGCAGGCTGCCCGACACCTGCGTGGCGCCGTCTCGGCACACATGCTGTCATTCGTCAACCGCCGGCACGTGGATGCCAACAAACTGGCGGCGGCCTGTCGGGACATCATCAACAGCTACGCCGGCCTGCAGCTCCCCAAATGCTGGGGCGATGGCAAGAGCGCGGCCGCCGACGGCACCAAATACGACCTCTACGACCAGAATCTTCTCGCCTCGTACCACATCCGCTATGGCGGCTACGGCGGCATCGCCTACCACCACGTGTCCGATACGTACGTCGCGCTGTTCAGCCACTTCATTCCGTGCGGTGTCTGGGAGGCGGTCTACATCATCGATGGCCTGCTGAAGAACACCTCCGACATCCAGCCGGACACCGTCCACGCCGACACGCAGGGACAGTCGCTGCCGGTCTTCGGCCTTTCGCATCTGCTGGGCATCCAGCTGATGCCGCGCATCCGCAACTGGCGCGAATACAAGTTCTTCCGCCCCGACGAGGACATTCGCTACGAACACATCGACGCGCTGTTCCGGGACACTGTCGACTGGGATCTGATCGAGACCCACTGGAAGGACCTGATGCAGGTCGTGCTCTCGATCAACACCGGCAAGATCGCGGCCTCGACGTTGCTTCGCAAGCTGGGCAACTACAGCCGCAAGAACCGGCTGTACCAGGCCTTCAAGGCGCTCGGTTCAGCCGTGCGCACCTTGTTCCTGCTGCAGTACATCTCCAACCGCGAGTTGCGCGAACAGATCACCACCTCGACCAACA encodes:
- the xopG gene encoding XopG/HopH/AvrPtoH family type III secretion system effector, whose amino-acid sequence is MNITPTSHPCIFVSHDEQDAHFPGEVESSLNRLRSGPSGNNLLDELRNFESRNKRVTIERDNSDDPGARPCLTEKQQKKYGRDRVNDPSVTNTLITKSRNFLGIKKNGKGTSVTVKWSPNLGFKTDEEGMAQPDHSNPESAFVILGHELIHAKHMMQGTHKGLSGHKYAAGTPAAKEEWRAIGLGKYEGRETSEYSICDEHGITRRSAYPGFNDP
- a CDS encoding Tn3 family transposase, whose amino-acid sequence is MASIERTAYPQFKRNPVVRELVAAYTPTDAEAAFVAEYTRQPAHRLTLTILLKTFQRLGYFPVLDEVPSAVVRHIRSALKLRVQVKPASIANASRYRYYRRIRQFLQVWAYSDGGLKIAARAVYEAAAVMDNPADLINVAIEQLVRDRVELPAFSTLDRLTRRIRTLVNGRYFAQIEARLTIDEKQRLEGLLQVEQGRQKSPLHAIKRLPKRSSLQHFQELIDHIAELGELVGSELHLAGIPEVKRKHFAAEARALDASELRKFRPAKRYAVLVCLIHRARVRTRDDLAEMFIKRMGNIHNLGREELERLRARYREKTEAIVATMSDVVRVLDHHRGDTEAGREIRRLVNAHGGVQMLQADCNAIAAHSGDNYLPLLWPFYKSHRATILRMVRMLDLASTTEDRSLIDAIELILTQERTRSNWLDEAVDLAFTTQLWRKTIVHRTERGGERIHRRLFEVCVFSSLANELKSGDVAVRGSETYADYREQLLPWEQCEPMLEDYCKQVGLPATAVGFVNALQSRLMQVVELTDQGYLENGQVVIGEDGIPVLKRSKAKEMSNGARALETAVLDRMRERSVIEILCDVAHWTRWPRHFGPLSGSDAKIEQPTERYVLTAFTYGCNLGPAQAARHLRGAVSAHMLSFVNRRHVDANKLAAACRDIINSYAGLQLPKCWGDGKSAAADGTKYDLYDQNLLASYHIRYGGYGGIAYHHVSDTYVALFSHFIPCGVWEAVYIIDGLLKNTSDIQPDTVHADTQGQSLPVFGLSHLLGIQLMPRIRNWREYKFFRPDEDIRYEHIDALFRDTVDWDLIETHWKDLMQVVLSINTGKIAASTLLRKLGNYSRKNRLYQAFKALGSAVRTLFLLQYISNRELREQITTSTNKVEAYNGFAKYFFFGGEGVIADNDPVEQEKAVKYNDLVSNAVIFYNVVEQTRIMKSLMRQGWKITREDVAFLSPYVTSHVKRFGDYLIDVEAVPEPYETELALVV
- a CDS encoding DNA-binding protein, yielding MARSGLYKSDVQRARDSLRATGKHPSVDAVRVALGNTGSKTTIHRYLRELEDEDGRRPGAKVAISDALQDLVSRLAERLHAEAETLVAQAQARFQAQLQERTQTLEQARQEADSLRTQLQRCETALQAEREAGEAARNEVASRTTELAQLEERISGLTVRVAEHDAHAKSLEHKHEHAREALEHYRASVKDQREQEQRRHEHQVQELQVALRQANEALTAKNHDLMQLNRENGQWLERQTRLERELTQARQRADAQQRERDSLRLAAAEHQALQVRWTGDVQALESVRTELAAALTDLVEERQRREHAEVETLRATVRLSTLEQLLAQLRPPRLVDEHEKTIAAGAMPAG